A section of the Caballeronia sp. M1242 genome encodes:
- the fetB gene encoding iron export ABC transporter permease subunit FetB, protein MNGYQNLSLVDIGLAAALIVVNGALSVALDLGLERRLLIAAVRTVVQLLFIGYVLGWVFAFSRWYVVLPLMVLMTVIAGLAASDRGRRTYAGQRADSIVSIWGSSWLIGAFGLFVVIRIHPWYEPQYTIPILGMVLGNTLTGVSLGIERMTEELTAGRGAVEMSLALGATRWEAAKGPARQAVRAGMIPTLNQMAVVGLVSLPGMMTGQVLAGQSPLQAVRYQIVIMFLIAAASGLGVVGAVVMTYRRLFSPDHRFNASKLVERKAKKRRA, encoded by the coding sequence GTGAACGGTTACCAGAATCTGAGCCTCGTCGATATCGGGCTCGCGGCGGCGCTCATCGTCGTGAACGGGGCGCTTTCCGTCGCGCTCGACCTCGGGCTGGAGCGGCGGCTCCTGATCGCGGCGGTGCGCACCGTCGTGCAATTGCTCTTTATCGGCTACGTGTTGGGCTGGGTGTTCGCGTTCAGCCGCTGGTATGTCGTGCTGCCGCTCATGGTGCTGATGACGGTGATCGCGGGGCTCGCGGCGTCCGATCGCGGGCGGCGCACGTATGCCGGCCAGCGCGCGGACAGCATCGTGTCGATCTGGGGCAGTTCATGGCTCATCGGCGCGTTCGGGCTTTTCGTCGTGATCCGCATTCATCCGTGGTACGAGCCGCAATACACGATTCCGATTCTCGGCATGGTGCTCGGCAATACGCTGACGGGCGTGTCGCTCGGCATCGAACGCATGACGGAAGAACTGACCGCCGGACGCGGCGCGGTCGAGATGTCGCTCGCGCTCGGCGCGACGCGCTGGGAAGCAGCCAAAGGGCCCGCGCGCCAGGCCGTGCGCGCGGGCATGATTCCGACGCTCAATCAGATGGCCGTGGTCGGTCTGGTGAGCCTGCCCGGCATGATGACCGGGCAAGTGCTGGCGGGGCAGTCGCCATTGCAGGCGGTGCGCTATCAGATCGTCATCATGTTTCTGATCGCGGCGGCGTCGGGGCTGGGCGTCGTCGGCGCGGTCGTGATGACGTACCGGCGGCTCTTTTCGCCGGATCACCGCTTCAATGCGTCGAAGCTCGTCGAGCGCAAGGCGAAGAAGCGCCGCGCGTGA
- a CDS encoding ATP-binding cassette domain-containing protein yields the protein MTNERPLVAAKGVARRDALRGTVLLHPTDFTLRAGERVAITGPSGSGKSVFLRTLALLDPFDAGVVTWRGERIERAGIPAYRRRVAYIAQRPAMLDGTVEDNLRYPYTLKTYRDAQFDRDAAARLAREAGRSADFLDKLASELSGGEAQIAAFVRVLQLAPDVLLLDEPTASLDPASVRAIEALVGAWFDGGQGMQARACIWVSHDPEQARRVATRHLAMSAGTLTETAEAV from the coding sequence ATGACCAACGAGAGACCGCTCGTGGCGGCAAAAGGCGTCGCGCGCCGCGATGCGCTGCGCGGCACCGTACTGCTGCATCCCACCGATTTCACGCTGCGCGCGGGCGAACGCGTCGCCATCACCGGGCCGTCGGGGTCGGGAAAGAGCGTGTTCCTGCGCACGCTCGCGCTGCTCGATCCGTTCGATGCGGGCGTCGTCACGTGGCGCGGCGAGCGCATCGAACGCGCGGGCATTCCGGCGTATCGGCGGCGCGTGGCCTATATCGCACAGCGGCCCGCCATGCTCGACGGAACTGTCGAGGACAACCTGCGCTATCCGTACACGCTGAAGACCTATCGCGATGCGCAATTCGATCGCGACGCCGCCGCGCGCCTCGCGCGCGAAGCAGGACGCAGCGCCGATTTCCTCGACAAGCTCGCAAGCGAGTTGTCGGGCGGCGAAGCGCAGATCGCCGCGTTCGTGCGCGTGCTGCAACTCGCGCCCGATGTGCTTTTGCTCGACGAGCCGACCGCCTCGCTCGATCCCGCGTCCGTGCGCGCGATCGAAGCGCTCGTTGGCGCGTGGTTCGACGGAGGCCAAGGAATGCAAGCGCGCGCCTGCATCTGGGTATCGCATGATCCGGAGCAGGCTCGCCGCGTCGCCACGCGCCATCTTGCGATGTCGGCGGGCACGCTCACTGAAACCGCGGAGGCCGTGTGA
- a CDS encoding response regulator, whose protein sequence is MQPLHLLLVEDNALDAELTIAQLERADYIVDATIVYDSASFNAALDSQRFDVILADFVMPTFSGIEALSIASERTPDTPFIFVSGLLGEEHAVDMLKRGATDYVLKQRLQRLPAVVRRAMRESAEREQRIAVERALRETETHFRLLIDALKDYAVITLDPDGRIRTWNAASERILGFPAQDVLGQSASIFYSQEDREAGVYDNELETARREGSASDDRWLWRKDGHSFFASGVTTAIRTEHDELIGFSKIVRDATDAHMAADALRLAKDQAESANRAKDHFLAVLSHELRTPLTPILAAVRLLEIKHPLPPDAHPTLDLIRRNVELEARLIDDLLDLTSIARGKLSLNFANVALDTLLTSAVDMSEADLRAKQLTLETRFEAERFVVLGDAARLQQIIWNLMKNAVKFTPAGGRIEVRTWNPDDRTIAVSVTDSGIGISAEALPRIFSAFEQADDSITRSFGGLGLGLAIASTLAQKHGGTLSAHSDGRDMGARFTLTLPLARVQPTHEAAPLPEAARHETGRALRVLLVEDNEQTSSAMAEVLEMLGHDVAVATTVAAALERARSAPFDLLVSDIGLPDGSGLDIARAWRELQPDKPSVAITGYGMDEDIRRCREAGFRDHLTKPVNFSRLEALIRSLAEQLSQ, encoded by the coding sequence ATGCAGCCCCTGCATCTGCTTCTCGTCGAAGACAACGCACTCGATGCGGAACTGACGATTGCCCAGCTCGAACGCGCCGACTACATCGTGGACGCGACCATCGTCTACGATTCCGCGAGCTTCAACGCCGCGCTCGACAGCCAGCGGTTCGACGTGATTCTCGCCGACTTCGTGATGCCGACGTTCTCGGGCATCGAGGCGCTGTCCATTGCGAGCGAGCGCACGCCGGACACGCCGTTCATCTTCGTGTCGGGTCTGCTCGGCGAAGAACACGCCGTCGACATGCTCAAGCGCGGCGCGACCGATTACGTGCTGAAACAGCGTCTGCAACGGCTGCCCGCGGTGGTGCGCCGCGCGATGCGCGAAAGCGCGGAACGCGAGCAACGCATCGCGGTGGAGCGGGCGCTGCGCGAGACCGAAACGCATTTTCGCCTGCTGATCGACGCGCTGAAGGATTACGCCGTCATCACGCTCGATCCCGATGGGCGCATCCGCACGTGGAACGCGGCCTCCGAGCGCATTCTGGGCTTTCCGGCGCAGGACGTGCTCGGGCAGAGCGCGAGCATCTTCTATAGCCAGGAAGACCGCGAAGCCGGCGTGTACGACAACGAACTGGAAACGGCGCGGCGCGAAGGCAGCGCGAGCGACGATCGCTGGCTGTGGCGCAAGGATGGGCACTCGTTCTTCGCATCCGGCGTGACGACCGCGATCCGCACCGAGCATGACGAGCTCATCGGTTTCTCGAAGATCGTGCGCGACGCGACCGACGCCCACATGGCCGCCGACGCGCTGCGGCTCGCGAAGGATCAGGCGGAATCCGCGAACCGCGCGAAGGACCATTTTCTGGCGGTGCTCTCGCATGAACTGCGCACGCCGCTCACGCCGATTCTCGCGGCCGTGCGGCTGCTCGAAATCAAGCACCCGCTGCCGCCCGACGCGCACCCGACGCTCGATCTCATTCGTCGCAACGTCGAACTGGAAGCGCGGCTGATCGACGATCTGCTCGATCTCACGAGCATCGCGCGCGGCAAGCTGAGCCTGAACTTCGCGAACGTCGCGCTCGATACGCTGCTCACGAGCGCGGTCGACATGTCGGAGGCCGATCTGCGCGCGAAGCAGCTCACGCTCGAAACGCGGTTCGAGGCGGAGCGTTTCGTCGTGCTCGGCGATGCGGCGCGGCTTCAGCAGATCATCTGGAATCTGATGAAGAACGCGGTCAAGTTCACGCCGGCGGGCGGGCGTATCGAAGTGCGCACGTGGAACCCGGACGACCGGACCATTGCGGTGTCGGTGACCGACAGCGGCATCGGCATCAGCGCGGAGGCGTTGCCGCGCATCTTCTCGGCGTTCGAACAGGCCGACGATTCCATCACGCGCTCGTTCGGCGGATTGGGCCTCGGTCTTGCCATCGCGAGCACGCTCGCGCAGAAGCACGGCGGCACGCTCTCTGCGCATAGCGACGGCCGCGACATGGGCGCGCGTTTCACGCTGACGCTGCCGCTCGCGCGCGTGCAGCCCACGCACGAAGCCGCGCCGCTGCCCGAAGCCGCGCGCCACGAGACGGGGCGGGCGTTGCGCGTGCTGCTCGTCGAAGACAACGAGCAGACGTCGTCGGCCATGGCGGAAGTGCTGGAGATGCTCGGCCACGATGTCGCGGTCGCCACGACCGTCGCGGCGGCGTTGGAACGGGCGAGGAGCGCGCCGTTCGATCTGCTCGTGAGCGATATCGGCTTGCCGGATGGCAGCGGACTCGATATCGCCCGCGCGTGGCGCGAGCTTCAGCCGGACAAGCCTTCTGTCGCCATCACGGGATACGGCATGGACGAGGACATCCGGCGCTGCCGCGAGGCAGGCTTTCGCGATCATCTGACGAAGCCCGTCAACTTCTCGCGGCTCGAAGCGCTGATTCGCTCGCTCGCGGAGCAGCTTTCGCAGTAG
- a CDS encoding AsmA family protein: MAQARTAGKIGKIAAWFFAILAVLIAVLVIVFLTFDWNRLRPWIDDKVSQAIGRQFQITGDLKVGWRRPPNETGWKRWVPWPRFSAEKITIANPDWARQQHFATLDEIDFQVAVLPLLAHDIVIPNINLVNPSIDIERLKDNRNNWTFKFKQSSEPSTWNLKLGDISLAKGTIGVHDEVTKTQMDIVVDTLGQAVPIGEVMKQQEAASTKSSAEMVGKGGAAKLSKQADAAAASEASAASAASAAAAANASAPNPASTSANKSITTKDAPKPPIPPYAFGWTAKGTYNNGKVSGEGKLGGVLAVQDAQRPFPVQADVRLGDTHIAFVGTVTDPAHLAAVDLRLWVQAVSMAHLYTFTGLTLPETPPFATEGRLTGQFREEGNVFHYENFTGRVGGSDINGSLVYAARKPRPLLQGELVSHLLQFSDLAPIIGADSNASKEKRGDAKKQPSAKALPTEEFKTDRWKAIDADVKFTGQRIIKDPKLPITDLYTHVVMKDGVLSLEPLKFGVAGGTFASNIHLDGSDAPLKGKVSAEARHLKLKQLFPTNKTMQSALGEVNGDAALSATGNSPAALAASSNGEVKALITEGTVSRLYMEAAGLNVANVVYEKLFGNRDVNINCAAADFVVTNGVLDSRVFALDTDDAVINVDGTINLKTEDMDLGIHPHTKGFRIFSLRSPLYVKGTFKEPKVGVNVGALAVRGGAAVGLGLINPFAALIPLIAPSNNKPLPCGQMLADIQKPPTAPPAGQKQKAKAAPAYMSSGAAAAGAGAGAADKAPKKPALPGAASAGQYRGS, translated from the coding sequence ATGGCGCAAGCCCGAACCGCCGGAAAAATCGGAAAGATCGCAGCATGGTTCTTCGCCATTCTCGCGGTCCTGATCGCCGTGCTGGTGATCGTGTTCCTGACCTTCGACTGGAACCGGCTGCGGCCCTGGATCGACGACAAGGTGTCGCAGGCGATCGGCCGTCAGTTTCAGATCACGGGCGACCTCAAGGTCGGCTGGCGCCGTCCGCCGAACGAAACCGGCTGGAAGCGGTGGGTCCCGTGGCCCCGCTTTTCCGCCGAGAAAATCACCATCGCGAACCCGGACTGGGCGCGCCAGCAGCACTTCGCGACGCTCGATGAAATCGACTTCCAGGTCGCCGTGCTGCCGCTTCTCGCGCATGACATCGTGATTCCGAACATCAACCTCGTGAATCCGTCCATCGACATTGAACGGCTAAAGGACAATCGCAACAACTGGACGTTTAAGTTCAAGCAGTCGAGCGAGCCTTCGACATGGAATCTGAAGCTCGGCGACATTTCGCTCGCCAAAGGCACGATCGGCGTCCATGACGAAGTGACCAAGACGCAGATGGACATCGTCGTCGATACGCTCGGCCAGGCCGTGCCAATCGGCGAAGTGATGAAGCAGCAGGAAGCGGCATCGACCAAGTCGTCGGCGGAGATGGTCGGCAAGGGCGGGGCCGCCAAGCTCAGCAAACAGGCGGATGCGGCGGCGGCGTCCGAAGCGTCGGCTGCATCGGCGGCGTCGGCAGCGGCAGCGGCGAATGCATCGGCGCCGAATCCGGCGAGCACATCCGCGAACAAGAGCATCACGACCAAGGACGCGCCCAAGCCGCCGATTCCGCCGTATGCGTTCGGCTGGACCGCGAAGGGCACGTACAACAACGGCAAGGTCTCGGGCGAAGGCAAGCTCGGCGGCGTCCTCGCGGTGCAGGACGCGCAGCGCCCGTTCCCCGTTCAGGCCGATGTGCGGCTCGGCGATACGCATATTGCATTCGTCGGCACCGTGACCGATCCCGCGCATCTCGCCGCGGTCGATCTGCGGCTCTGGGTGCAGGCGGTCAGCATGGCGCATTTGTACACGTTCACCGGCCTCACGCTGCCGGAGACGCCGCCTTTCGCAACGGAAGGACGCCTGACCGGTCAGTTCAGGGAAGAAGGCAACGTCTTCCACTACGAGAACTTCACCGGGCGCGTGGGCGGCAGCGATATCAACGGTTCGCTCGTCTATGCCGCCAGGAAGCCGCGGCCGCTGTTGCAAGGCGAACTCGTATCGCACCTGCTGCAGTTCTCGGATCTTGCGCCGATCATCGGCGCGGACTCCAACGCCAGCAAGGAGAAGCGCGGCGACGCGAAGAAACAGCCGTCCGCCAAGGCGCTGCCGACCGAGGAATTCAAAACGGACCGCTGGAAGGCCATCGATGCCGACGTGAAGTTCACCGGTCAGCGCATCATCAAGGACCCGAAGCTGCCGATCACGGATCTCTACACGCATGTGGTGATGAAGGACGGCGTGCTCTCGCTCGAGCCGCTCAAGTTCGGCGTCGCAGGCGGCACGTTTGCATCCAATATTCATCTCGATGGCAGCGACGCGCCGCTGAAGGGCAAGGTCTCGGCCGAGGCGCGGCATCTGAAGCTGAAGCAGCTGTTCCCGACCAACAAGACGATGCAATCCGCGCTCGGCGAAGTGAACGGCGACGCCGCGCTGTCCGCGACCGGCAATTCGCCTGCGGCGCTCGCCGCGAGTTCGAACGGCGAAGTGAAGGCGCTGATCACCGAGGGCACGGTGAGCCGGCTCTACATGGAAGCGGCGGGCCTGAACGTGGCGAACGTGGTCTACGAGAAGCTCTTCGGCAACCGTGACGTGAACATCAATTGCGCGGCCGCCGACTTCGTGGTGACGAACGGCGTGCTGGATTCGCGCGTCTTCGCGCTCGATACCGACGATGCGGTGATCAACGTCGATGGCACCATCAACCTGAAGACCGAGGACATGGATCTGGGCATCCATCCGCACACGAAGGGCTTCCGCATTTTCTCGCTGCGCTCGCCGTTGTATGTGAAGGGCACGTTCAAGGAGCCGAAAGTGGGCGTGAACGTCGGGGCGCTGGCGGTGCGCGGAGGCGCGGCGGTCGGGCTCGGGCTGATCAATCCGTTCGCGGCGCTGATTCCGCTCATCGCGCCAAGCAACAACAAGCCGCTGCCGTGCGGGCAGATGCTCGCGGACATTCAGAAGCCGCCGACCGCGCCGCCCGCCGGGCAGAAGCAGAAGGCGAAGGCTGCGCCGGCGTATATGTCGTCGGGCGCGGCCGCCGCCGGCGCGGGCGCGGGTGCCGCGGACAAGGCGCCGAAGAAGCCGGCGTTGCCGGGGGCCGCGAGTGCGGGGCAGTATCGGGGGAGTTGA
- a CDS encoding DUF2795 domain-containing protein, translating into MTDKPAENHLLNDEPIDDEIAQTLRMVQFPANKDTLVEAARQAGASNDVINVFDGLPEQDYADADSVEQLLGSNGGPGIAG; encoded by the coding sequence ATGACCGACAAGCCCGCAGAAAACCACCTCCTGAACGACGAGCCGATCGACGATGAGATCGCGCAGACGCTGCGCATGGTGCAGTTTCCCGCGAACAAGGACACGCTGGTCGAAGCGGCGCGGCAGGCGGGCGCGAGCAACGATGTGATCAACGTGTTCGATGGCCTGCCGGAGCAGGATTACGCGGATGCGGATTCGGTCGAGCAGTTGCTGGGGAGTAATGGCGGGCCGGGGATCGCTGGTTGA
- a CDS encoding VOC family protein, whose product MQKISPCLWFEADNAQEAVDFYLTVFNNARIVETMRHTEASPGPAGSVLAVLFELDGEEFMAINGGSQFKFTPAISLFVNCESQDEIDRYWDKLLDGGQALACGWVTDRFGVTWQIAPSRLRSMLQDPDPAKANRTMKAMMSMIKLDIAALERAYHGA is encoded by the coding sequence ATGCAGAAGATTTCGCCCTGCCTGTGGTTCGAGGCCGACAATGCGCAGGAGGCCGTCGACTTCTACCTCACCGTGTTCAACAACGCGCGCATCGTCGAAACCATGCGCCACACCGAAGCCAGCCCCGGCCCCGCGGGCAGCGTCCTTGCCGTGCTGTTCGAACTCGACGGCGAGGAGTTCATGGCGATCAACGGCGGCTCGCAGTTCAAGTTCACGCCCGCCATTTCGCTGTTCGTGAACTGCGAGAGCCAGGACGAGATCGACCGGTACTGGGACAAACTGCTCGACGGCGGGCAGGCGCTCGCGTGCGGCTGGGTGACGGACCGCTTCGGCGTGACGTGGCAGATTGCGCCGTCGCGGCTGCGCTCGATGCTTCAGGACCCCGACCCGGCCAAAGCCAACCGCACGATGAAGGCGATGATGAGCATGATCAAGCTCGACATCGCGGCGCTGGAGCGCGCTTACCACGGCGCGTGA
- a CDS encoding response regulator yields MLKPILLVEDNPNDLELTLVALDKSQLANEVIVARDGQEAIDYLTCEGHWKERAPGNPAVIMLDLKLPKIDGLEVLDMVRSNAGLKSIPVVMLTSSREEQDLVRSYELGVNAYVVKPVEFAEFVEAISDLGVFWAVLNEPPPGSTRFRRPSAGQ; encoded by the coding sequence ATGCTTAAACCGATACTGCTCGTCGAAGACAATCCGAACGACCTCGAGCTTACCCTCGTCGCGCTGGACAAAAGCCAGCTCGCCAACGAAGTGATCGTTGCGCGCGACGGTCAGGAAGCCATCGACTATCTCACGTGCGAGGGCCATTGGAAGGAACGCGCGCCGGGCAATCCTGCTGTCATCATGCTCGATCTGAAGCTGCCGAAAATCGACGGCCTCGAAGTGCTCGACATGGTGCGGTCGAACGCGGGGCTCAAGAGCATTCCGGTCGTCATGCTGACGTCTTCGCGCGAGGAGCAGGATCTCGTTCGCAGCTACGAGCTCGGCGTGAACGCCTACGTGGTGAAGCCGGTGGAATTCGCGGAATTCGTCGAAGCCATCAGCGATCTCGGCGTCTTCTGGGCCGTGCTCAACGAGCCGCCGCCCGGCTCCACGCGTTTTCGTCGTCCGTCGGCGGGGCAGTGA
- a CDS encoding VOC family protein gives MSHSPVKAIPEGMHSLTPHLVCAGAAEAIEFYKRAFGAVEMGRLPGDDGKLMHAMVKIGDSMLMLVDEHPDFGMLGAKSLKGSPVTIHLYVEDVDATVKQAEAAGARVTMPVADMFWGDRYGRLEDPFGHQWSVATHKRDVSPAEMQQGKCAPRE, from the coding sequence ATGTCGCACAGTCCCGTCAAAGCCATTCCCGAAGGCATGCACTCGCTCACGCCGCACCTCGTGTGCGCGGGCGCGGCCGAAGCCATCGAGTTTTACAAGCGCGCGTTCGGCGCCGTCGAGATGGGACGCCTGCCCGGCGACGACGGCAAGCTCATGCACGCGATGGTCAAAATCGGCGATTCCATGCTGATGCTCGTCGACGAGCACCCGGACTTCGGCATGCTCGGCGCGAAGTCGCTGAAAGGCTCGCCCGTCACCATTCATCTGTACGTGGAAGATGTCGACGCCACGGTGAAGCAGGCCGAAGCCGCCGGCGCGCGCGTCACGATGCCGGTCGCCGACATGTTCTGGGGCGACCGCTACGGGCGTCTGGAAGACCCGTTCGGGCATCAGTGGTCGGTCGCCACGCACAAACGCGATGTGAGTCCCGCCGAAATGCAGCAGGGCAAGTGCGCGCCCCGCGAATGA
- a CDS encoding aldo/keto reductase encodes MVETIPSFGLGTFRVDADKTTQAVKSALQIGYRHIDTAQFYNNEAAVGRGVRESGIARDDVWVTTKVWWDRLAHDKLIASLKDSHAKLDIGTIDLALVHWPSPDGAVPIAETLAAMQEAQQLGLIRHYGVSNFTAPLLEEALNAPGGREIVTNQIEVSPFLANRPLVEATQRLGVKVTAYMPLGEGRAHNDTTIKAIAEKHGATPAQVTFAWLLSRDIVVLSASTNAEHQQANWDAQKLKLDPDDIAKIDKLDEGKRNANPSFAPKW; translated from the coding sequence ACGCAAGCCGTCAAGAGCGCGCTGCAAATCGGCTATCGCCATATCGACACGGCGCAGTTCTACAACAACGAAGCCGCCGTCGGCCGGGGCGTGCGCGAATCGGGCATCGCGCGCGACGACGTCTGGGTGACGACGAAAGTCTGGTGGGATCGCCTCGCGCACGACAAGCTGATCGCGAGCCTGAAGGACAGTCACGCGAAGCTCGATATCGGCACCATCGACCTCGCGCTCGTGCACTGGCCGTCGCCCGATGGCGCGGTGCCCATCGCCGAAACCCTCGCCGCGATGCAGGAAGCGCAGCAGCTCGGCCTGATCCGTCACTATGGCGTGTCGAACTTCACCGCGCCGCTGCTCGAAGAAGCGTTGAATGCGCCGGGCGGGCGCGAGATCGTCACGAACCAGATCGAGGTAAGTCCGTTTCTCGCCAACCGTCCGCTCGTCGAAGCGACGCAGCGGCTCGGCGTCAAGGTCACCGCCTACATGCCGCTCGGCGAAGGCCGCGCCCACAACGACACGACCATCAAGGCGATCGCCGAGAAACACGGCGCGACGCCCGCGCAGGTGACCTTCGCATGGCTGCTGTCGCGCGACATCGTCGTGCTCTCGGCATCGACCAATGCGGAGCACCAGCAAGCCAACTGGGACGCGCAAAAGCTCAAGCTCGATCCCGACGACATCGCCAAAATCGACAAGCTCGACGAAGGCAAGCGCAACGCGAATCCGTCGTTCGCGCCGAAGTGGTAG
- a CDS encoding ClcB-like voltage-gated chloride channel protein, whose translation MLSFLLKLRTHAQRLFRLSDSHTMLIWAVVVGVAGAFATTVFRGGIALSQRLLGNHSEGLVALATMLPWPARIALPAAGGLVAGFCLIAARRHAKKQANADYMEAVTIGDGAVPVSQTVWRSLSSLFTITSGGSIGREGSMVQLAALASSLIGRWVHFDPPRLRLLVACGAAAGITSAYNAPIAGAFFVTEIVLGSMAMESFGPIVVSSVVANITMREFAGYRPPYEMPVFPTIAGVEVLLFVVLGLLCGALAPHFLRLLAASKRRFALLPLPLPVRLALGGLIVGIISVWWPEVWGNGYEVVNSLLHQPWTWTALLTVLVFKTIATAATAGSGAVGGIFTPTLFVGAVLGCLFGLGVHGIWPHSTSAPFAYAMVGMGAFLAAATHAPLMAILMIFEMTLSYQVVLPLMLSCVVAYFIARTSEQTSMYEVTLRRTREEKERLRLAATQMRELVKPADTVVPLTANVKDMTRVFLEYPVKYLYVIDEAGRFRGVVALKDITSDLLDAHDTATKTAADYLQPQFDVLTPDMSLGEALQHFLAFQGERLPVIERKSAPLLLGVVYKTSLLDAYFRLNPTTR comes from the coding sequence GTGCTCTCGTTCCTGCTCAAGCTGCGCACGCACGCGCAACGACTCTTTCGGCTGTCCGACTCGCACACGATGCTCATCTGGGCGGTGGTCGTCGGCGTGGCGGGCGCGTTTGCGACGACCGTGTTTCGCGGAGGCATCGCGCTCTCGCAGCGGCTTCTGGGCAATCACTCCGAAGGACTCGTCGCGCTGGCGACCATGCTGCCGTGGCCCGCGCGCATCGCGCTGCCGGCCGCCGGCGGACTCGTCGCGGGCTTCTGCCTGATCGCGGCGCGGCGGCATGCGAAGAAGCAGGCCAACGCTGATTACATGGAAGCCGTCACCATCGGCGACGGTGCGGTGCCGGTCTCGCAAACGGTCTGGCGAAGCCTGTCGTCGCTGTTCACCATCACGAGCGGCGGCTCCATCGGCCGTGAAGGATCGATGGTGCAGCTCGCAGCGCTCGCGTCGTCGCTCATCGGCCGATGGGTTCACTTCGATCCGCCGCGCCTGCGTCTGCTCGTCGCGTGCGGCGCGGCGGCGGGCATCACGTCGGCGTATAACGCGCCGATCGCCGGCGCGTTCTTCGTCACCGAGATCGTGCTCGGCTCGATGGCGATGGAGAGCTTCGGACCGATCGTCGTGTCGTCGGTCGTCGCCAATATCACGATGCGCGAGTTCGCGGGCTATCGGCCGCCTTACGAGATGCCGGTGTTCCCGACCATCGCGGGCGTCGAAGTGCTGCTTTTCGTGGTGCTCGGCCTGCTGTGCGGCGCGCTGGCGCCGCATTTTCTGCGACTGCTCGCGGCGTCGAAACGCCGCTTCGCGCTGCTGCCGCTGCCTTTGCCGGTGCGGCTCGCGCTCGGCGGACTGATCGTCGGCATCATCTCCGTATGGTGGCCGGAAGTCTGGGGCAACGGCTATGAGGTCGTGAACTCGCTGCTGCATCAACCGTGGACCTGGACGGCGCTGCTCACGGTGCTCGTCTTCAAGACCATCGCGACGGCGGCGACCGCGGGGTCCGGCGCGGTCGGCGGTATCTTCACGCCGACGCTCTTCGTGGGCGCGGTGCTCGGCTGTCTCTTCGGGCTCGGCGTGCATGGCATCTGGCCGCATTCGACGTCCGCGCCGTTCGCCTACGCGATGGTCGGCATGGGCGCCTTTCTCGCCGCCGCCACGCACGCGCCGCTCATGGCGATCCTGATGATCTTCGAAATGACGCTCTCGTATCAGGTCGTGCTACCGCTGATGCTCTCGTGCGTCGTGGCGTATTTCATCGCGCGGACGTCGGAGCAGACCTCGATGTACGAAGTCACGCTGCGCCGCACGCGCGAAGAAAAGGAGCGGCTGCGGCTCGCCGCGACGCAGATGCGCGAACTCGTCAAGCCCGCCGATACGGTCGTGCCGCTGACGGCGAACGTGAAGGACATGACGCGCGTGTTCCTCGAGTATCCGGTGAAGTACCTCTACGTGATCGATGAAGCCGGGCGCTTTCGCGGCGTCGTCGCGCTGAAGGACATCACGTCCGATCTGCTCGACGCCCACGACACGGCGACGAAGACCGCCGCCGATTATCTCCAGCCGCAATTCGACGTGCTTACGCCCGACATGTCGCTCGGCGAGGCGCTACAGCACTTCCTCGCGTTTCAGGGCGAACGGCTGCCGGTGATCGAGCGCAAGTCCGCGCCGCTCCTGCTCGGCGTCGTGTACAAGACCTCGCTTCTGGACGCATACTTCCGTCTGAACCCGACCACGCGCTGA